In the Hippoglossus stenolepis isolate QCI-W04-F060 chromosome 14, HSTE1.2, whole genome shotgun sequence genome, one interval contains:
- the r3hdm4 gene encoding R3H domain-containing protein 4, whose product MVVLSNSNEEQDYILIEERKCSSLPSSPAKRVSPTKKKLFFINQAIRNSDLTPRAKGKKSLRRQENTRFLANLLERDDWSKDDLEVCSNPAIPSIFTEACTNRNYVEPWSDFMNCSGEEQERLLSLLEQEEAKKKNPNPLLKDQRDVNPAFTAQDSFQRIDRRLRATLKRKQIPMGILEVLEENLLSFFNTQPRLVYTTNLASSFERLLLHAVCQYMDLVSASTDHNGLRQTEVVNKQDEFLPPALLLSAYLEQMS is encoded by the exons ATGGTCGTTCTGTCCAACAGCAACGAAGAGCAGGATTATAT ccTGATAGAGGAGCGTAAATGCTCCTCTCTGCCTAGCTCTCCCGCCAAGCGAGTGTCTCCCACCaaaaagaagcttttttttatcaacCAAGCCATCCGCAACTCGGACCTCACTCCTCGAGCCAAAGGGAAGAAGAGCCTCCGCCGCCAGGAGAACA CACGCTTTCTTGCAAATCTTCTCGAGAGGGATGATTGGTCCAAAGATGATCTGGAGGTTTGCAGTAACCCGGCCATCCCCTCCATCTTCACCGAGGCCTGCACCAACAGAAACTACGTAGAG CCATGGAGCGACTTCATGAATTGCTCCggtgaggagcaggagaggctgCTGTCTCTGCTCGAGCAGGAGGAGGCCAAGAAGAAAAACCCCAACCCGCTCCTCAAAGACCAGAGGGATG TAAATCCTGCCTTCACTGCTCAGGACAGCTTCCAGAGAATCGACCGCAGGCTGCGAGCCACTCTGAAGAGGAAGCAGATCCCCATG GGAATTCTTGAAGTACTTGAGGAAAATCTCCTGAGCTTCTTCAACACTCAACCTCGCTTAGTTTACACAACCAACCTCGCCAGCAG CTTTGAGAGGCTGCTGCTTCACGCTGTCTGCCAGTACATGGACCTCGTCTCTGCAA GCACCGACCACAACGGGTTGCGTCAGACTGAAGTGGTGAACAAACAAGACGAGTTTCTTCCTCCCGCACTTCTGCTGTCTGCCTACCTGGAGCAGATGAGCTGA
- the LOC118120803 gene encoding helicase SWR1-like, producing MGKERKTVRLETYEADTPLIIVGEVKISPPRMRDVKSKKRIKKVTTSNKGTTTCETSGNVMKLCVNLMPVLAAAREEEEEEEEEEEEEEEKEEETSCTRAEEPKTSNTKDPTVTKLKQQAFTTSDSYAGLTNESKQSLNPLFVLPPITEPAPAPECCDHHRAKRFPTPLPPIGSSEKTTTTISPQGCTSEACGGDTTATGQVSDSRPWIDNVLFSKSRSAEFRLPDISLSSLDALLQTVTLKLARKRRGLGDEEGGPLRRVQSDHLLMTVSEQRLREKRVGQQIDEGGSATETSVIGHSVNRQRRLPPQPALILTMTKKNFPTYTMMQ from the exons AtggggaaagaaaggaaaacagtaAGACTGGAAACGTACGAAGCAGACACGCCTCTGATCATCGTGGGTGAAGTGAAGATATCCCCTCCCAGGATGAGAGATGTGAAGTCAAAGAAGAGGATTAAGAAAGTTACCACTTCAAACAAGGGCACGACTACATGTGAGACATCGGGGAATGTAATGAAGCTTTGTGTCAACTTAATGCCTGTTTTAGCTGCAgccagggaggaggaagaggaggaggaggaggaggaggaggaggaggaggagaaagaggaagaaaccaGCTGCACAAGGGCAGAGGAACCAAAAACCAGCAACACAAAAGATCCAACCGTCACCAAATTAAAGCAACAAGCATTCACCACGAGTGATTCTTACGCAGGATTAACCAACGAAAGCAAACAATCACTCAATCCTCTGTTTGTGCTGCCTCCTATAACGGAACCTGCACCAGCTCCTGAGTGTTGTGACCATCACAGGGCCAAGAGGTTCCCCACACCTCTACCTCCCATCGGTTCATCtgagaaaacaacaaccaccaTCTCTCCACAGGGCTGCACAAGTGAAGCCTGTGGAGGTGATACAACAGCTACAGGACAGGTGTCAGACAGCAGGCCCTGGATAGATAATGTCCTGTTCTCCAAAAGT agaTCTGCTGAGTTTCGTCTTCCTGACATCTCCCTGTCCAGTCTGGACGCTCTGCTGCAGACTGTCACGCTGAAGCtggcgaggaagaggagaggattaGGTGATGAAGAAGGAGGACCATTGAGACGAGTCCAGTCTGATCACCTCCTCATGACTGTTAGTGAACAACGTTTGAGAGAGAAGAGGGTCGGGCAGCAGATTGACGAAGG TGGATCAGCAACAGAGACATCGGTGATCGGACACAGTGTgaacagacagaggaggctCCCTCCTCAACCCGCACTCATCCTCACTATGACGAAGAAAAACTTCCCGACTTACACCATGATGCAGTGA